One window of Vibrio sinaloensis genomic DNA carries:
- a CDS encoding sensor domain-containing diguanylate cyclase, producing MRKQMEMNIHLSYAQRLIHPYYGNAKDHVEYGVWYLEKGSKRAPLQSTSDANPVAITSGFGSIGEHSEQLKHELHAALSLVVDVATAREDLEYIWAYYTSSQKFIHISPFVSLDTFHFTDDLLQKPFWLAAVPQNNPDKETVISELYEDAAGQGLMISISSPVYENNTFRGVVSLDIGLNRLNETLGLGNVPGESVLVDEHGQYLAKTSPFILGEKVFDWSTGFGVDAYYEEKDHVRYTIPIVPGEVYLVHRMSRCWDNIMMVVRQMALYMSLYSFSLLVIYLLVSLKITVNQLKELAEKDSLTSLLNRRTIEKLSQNLMKTQSTLVSCLMIDIDHFKRVNDIYGHYVGDRVIKSVADALSSNCQDGELIGRIGGEEFLIVLPYADVQRARNLAEQIRHKVSTKRIGEQGIEVTLSIGCAQRLNGEDYDTFIRRSDKALYQAKRQGRNRVVTAFQS from the coding sequence ATGCGCAAGCAGATGGAAATGAATATTCATCTGTCATACGCTCAAAGACTTATTCATCCTTATTACGGCAATGCCAAAGACCACGTGGAGTACGGTGTGTGGTATTTGGAAAAAGGCTCAAAGAGGGCGCCTTTGCAATCAACTAGCGATGCCAATCCTGTAGCCATCACGTCAGGCTTCGGCTCCATTGGAGAGCACTCGGAGCAACTCAAACACGAGCTGCATGCCGCTTTGTCTTTAGTGGTTGATGTTGCAACTGCTAGGGAAGACTTGGAATATATTTGGGCATACTATACCTCTTCACAAAAATTTATACACATCTCACCATTTGTTTCGTTAGACACTTTTCATTTCACCGATGACTTGTTACAAAAACCATTTTGGCTTGCCGCCGTTCCGCAAAATAATCCTGACAAAGAAACAGTCATATCGGAGCTATATGAAGATGCTGCTGGTCAAGGCTTGATGATCTCCATTTCTTCGCCAGTATACGAGAACAACACATTTCGAGGCGTGGTCTCTCTCGACATCGGGCTAAACCGACTTAATGAAACACTAGGTCTGGGCAATGTACCAGGAGAAAGCGTGTTGGTAGACGAGCACGGGCAATATTTGGCAAAAACGTCCCCTTTTATATTAGGAGAGAAGGTGTTTGACTGGAGCACTGGGTTTGGTGTCGATGCCTATTACGAAGAAAAAGACCATGTCAGATATACGATTCCAATTGTACCTGGGGAGGTCTATTTAGTACATCGGATGTCGCGCTGCTGGGACAATATCATGATGGTAGTGAGACAAATGGCACTTTACATGAGTCTATACAGCTTTTCACTGCTCGTTATTTATTTGCTGGTTTCCTTGAAAATTACGGTAAATCAACTGAAAGAACTGGCTGAAAAAGACTCTTTAACTAGTCTATTAAACAGAAGAACAATTGAGAAGCTGAGTCAGAATTTAATGAAAACACAAAGTACGTTGGTTTCATGTCTTATGATCGATATTGACCATTTCAAGCGTGTCAATGATATCTATGGTCATTATGTGGGAGATAGAGTGATCAAAAGTGTCGCTGATGCTCTATCGAGCAACTGCCAAGATGGTGAACTTATCGGTCGAATCGGAGGAGAAGAGTTTCTTATTGTCTTGCCTTATGCTGACGTGCAACGCGCCAGGAACCTGGCAGAGCAAATCCGACACAAAGTCAGCACTAAGCGCATTGGGGAGCAAGGTATCGAAGTCACTCTATCGATTGGGTGTGCACAAAGACTGAACGGTGAGGACTATGATACATTTATCCGTCGTTCAGATAAGGCTCTTTATCAGGCTAAAAGGCAAGGCCGAAACAGGGTAGTGACGGCCTTTCAAAGTTAG
- a CDS encoding methyl-accepting chemotaxis protein, with amino-acid sequence MSLLLTSLTKSALEDSAYSQLNATRSIKSKQVETYFEEREADLTVLSNAINAYYQQSQAQLTQVATIKAKSLRSLFQQIERELTLFSKSYDTLEALKAFNGSFSPAQETENNARWRIHRDIFGPHVNSFKEAFDWYDAYLISPNGEIIYSALQDKDLGLSILSDNMKDTALQKAFKQVQHTDGNVFSDLEQHQPTGLYAAFMLRKVVDSEQRVLGYVALQLPLSRVNQIMSRDTMSETSTHSYLVGHDSRLRSDTPFTSLLESPNYQVSYDLLSLSKVGQPTIVRNQQGSLSVILAEVVPVSHSVNWTLVTEMPVDAALVPTMSQNESYYDHYLKEYGYYDLFLIHPEGDIFYTVAKESDYQTNILFGRYSSSNLGKLIQKVSRTLQFEIVDFEPYAPSFDAPASFIATPVLDSNKEPIIFVALQLSLDSINTMMQLREGMGETGETYLVGEDFKMRSDSFLDPSGHSVSASFAGNVDQNGVQTKASQSALNGGVGTEQITDYNGNQVLSSYSPIQVGDTRWAVIAEIDVAEAFRAIDKINYWLVIGVFFTLLITVALALFISRLIFKPLGGEPRDMMELANRIASGDLSYQFKHRGHEGSVYASLQSMSTNLSSLIGHITQSSQELASTAEQASVASEQTTTAVTNQQADTEMIAAAVNQMSSTVAEVASNTESVALITKEAHQKSLDGVTLLEKSVLANKGLMSEMTKTSSNMKNLLDETQHIDQVLSVIQTIAEQTNLLALNAAIEAARAGENGRGFAVVADEVRQLASKTQQSTTDIQKIITSVKQATQESSDNMNTSVSQAETANRLSQETVSAFKAINEAVERIDEMMSQISTAAEEQAHVSDDINRRISHISAVSTETSVSAQELSAASQEVARAAEGLLAQTKRFSL; translated from the coding sequence ATGTCATTATTGCTCACATCTTTGACAAAGTCAGCTCTTGAGGACAGCGCCTATAGCCAGCTGAATGCAACTCGTTCTATTAAATCTAAGCAGGTCGAAACCTACTTTGAAGAAAGGGAAGCTGACCTTACCGTACTATCCAATGCAATCAATGCCTACTACCAACAGTCTCAAGCGCAATTGACACAAGTGGCGACAATAAAGGCAAAATCATTAAGATCGCTCTTTCAACAAATAGAACGTGAACTCACACTTTTCTCAAAAAGCTACGACACATTAGAAGCCTTGAAGGCGTTCAATGGCAGTTTCTCACCAGCTCAGGAGACTGAAAATAATGCTCGTTGGAGAATTCATAGAGATATTTTTGGTCCCCATGTAAACTCATTCAAAGAAGCTTTTGATTGGTATGACGCATACCTCATATCGCCTAATGGCGAAATAATTTACTCAGCCTTGCAAGACAAAGATTTAGGTTTGAGTATTCTAAGTGACAACATGAAGGACACCGCCCTCCAAAAAGCTTTCAAGCAAGTCCAACACACCGACGGCAATGTTTTCAGCGATTTAGAGCAACACCAACCCACAGGGCTGTATGCGGCTTTCATGCTCAGAAAAGTAGTTGACTCAGAGCAAAGGGTTCTAGGATATGTCGCTCTTCAGTTACCCTTGAGCCGAGTCAACCAGATAATGTCTAGAGACACTATGTCTGAAACGAGCACACACAGCTACCTCGTTGGACATGATTCTAGACTTCGTTCTGATACTCCATTCACATCTTTGCTAGAGTCTCCAAACTACCAAGTTTCCTACGATCTGCTCAGCTTAAGCAAAGTCGGACAACCAACAATAGTCCGCAATCAACAAGGAAGTTTATCAGTGATCCTTGCGGAGGTTGTCCCTGTTTCACATTCAGTCAATTGGACCTTAGTAACCGAAATGCCTGTCGATGCAGCCTTAGTCCCGACAATGAGTCAAAATGAGTCATATTACGACCATTATCTCAAAGAGTATGGTTATTACGATTTGTTTCTAATCCACCCTGAGGGCGATATTTTCTATACGGTAGCAAAAGAGTCTGACTACCAGACCAATATTTTATTTGGTCGATACTCAAGCTCAAACCTAGGCAAACTTATACAGAAAGTATCCAGAACATTGCAGTTTGAGATCGTGGACTTCGAACCTTATGCTCCATCCTTTGATGCACCTGCTTCGTTTATTGCAACCCCGGTACTAGACAGCAACAAGGAGCCGATCATCTTTGTTGCACTGCAACTGTCATTAGATTCCATCAATACAATGATGCAATTGCGTGAAGGAATGGGCGAGACAGGAGAGACTTATCTAGTCGGAGAAGATTTCAAAATGCGTTCCGACTCGTTTTTAGACCCTTCAGGTCATTCTGTTTCTGCTTCATTTGCAGGCAACGTTGATCAAAATGGCGTTCAAACAAAAGCTTCTCAATCTGCATTAAACGGTGGAGTAGGAACCGAACAAATAACCGACTACAACGGCAATCAAGTCCTTTCGTCTTATTCCCCCATACAAGTAGGTGACACTCGCTGGGCTGTTATAGCAGAGATTGATGTTGCCGAAGCGTTCCGTGCCATTGATAAAATAAATTACTGGTTGGTCATTGGTGTGTTCTTCACTCTACTTATCACCGTGGCGTTGGCGTTATTTATATCCAGGCTAATTTTCAAACCCTTAGGTGGCGAGCCAAGAGATATGATGGAGTTGGCTAACCGAATTGCATCGGGAGACCTCTCTTACCAGTTCAAACATAGGGGACATGAAGGAAGCGTTTATGCATCCTTGCAGTCAATGTCGACCAACTTATCATCACTTATTGGTCATATCACACAGTCTAGCCAAGAGTTGGCTTCAACAGCAGAACAAGCCTCTGTAGCTTCTGAACAAACAACTACGGCGGTCACCAATCAACAAGCTGATACAGAAATGATCGCGGCTGCCGTGAATCAAATGTCTAGCACCGTCGCTGAGGTGGCGTCTAACACCGAATCTGTCGCTTTGATTACAAAGGAAGCACATCAGAAGAGCCTTGATGGTGTAACACTGCTTGAAAAAAGTGTTCTCGCGAACAAAGGACTGATGAGTGAAATGACAAAAACTTCTTCAAACATGAAGAACTTGTTGGATGAAACTCAGCACATTGATCAAGTACTCAGTGTGATACAAACAATCGCTGAACAAACCAATTTGCTAGCACTGAATGCCGCAATTGAAGCCGCACGTGCCGGTGAAAATGGTCGAGGCTTTGCCGTTGTTGCCGACGAAGTTAGACAATTAGCGTCTAAAACTCAGCAATCAACAACTGACATTCAAAAAATCATTACTTCGGTTAAACAAGCAACCCAAGAATCATCGGACAACATGAATACAAGTGTTTCACAAGCGGAAACTGCAAATCGGCTGTCGCAAGAAACGGTTAGTGCCTTCAAAGCCATCAATGAAGCCGTTGAACGAATTGATGAGATGATGTCTCAAATCTCAACAGCGGCCGAAGAGCAAGCACACGTTAGTGATGATATTAACCGCCGAATTAGTCACATTAGTGCGGTTTCTACCGAAACCTCAGTAAGCGCTCAAGAGCTTTCCGCTGCGAGTCAAGAGGTGGCTCGCGCTGCTGAGGGTTTGCTGGCACAAACAAAACGCTTCTCTCTCTAA
- the iadA gene encoding beta-aspartyl-peptidase, producing MIRLITNASLYTPEYVGIKHILIAGNQIEAIYDQDHCLQTPAFVEVFDAKGKCIVPGFVDGLVHYCGGGGEGGFKNRTPELFAHEAKECGVTTLVGALGTDSLTRTVSNLLGKARELQEHGLSAYFYSGSYHIPLKTLTTSVESDLLYIPEIIGVGEVALADHRASVITFNDLLDIARKTKTAASLAGKKGVVFCHMGDSPEQLSLIRNVVEQSDISHEHFIPTHCNRNPHLFEDAIRYGQEGGYIDFTTSTNEGLIQDGEVISAKAIKLAMEAGVDPSLITLSSDANASLPRFDENGHTIGVDVGRISSLFESVKQAHFEFDVSFDKALACITKNPAKALGLVQKGHIRVGADADMVMLASDTLDIEAVWALGHKVYTR from the coding sequence ATGATTCGTCTAATCACGAATGCAAGTCTCTACACGCCTGAGTATGTAGGCATTAAACACATATTGATCGCCGGCAATCAAATTGAGGCAATCTATGACCAAGATCACTGTCTTCAAACCCCAGCATTTGTTGAAGTCTTCGACGCAAAGGGAAAGTGCATTGTTCCAGGTTTTGTTGATGGCTTAGTTCATTACTGTGGTGGTGGTGGGGAAGGTGGATTTAAAAATAGAACACCAGAGCTCTTCGCACATGAGGCTAAGGAGTGCGGTGTAACCACGCTTGTAGGCGCTCTAGGTACCGACTCGCTCACGCGGACCGTTTCCAACTTGTTAGGAAAAGCCCGCGAATTGCAAGAGCATGGGCTCTCAGCATACTTTTATTCTGGTTCATATCATATCCCACTAAAAACGCTGACCACATCAGTAGAAAGCGATTTGCTTTATATCCCAGAAATTATCGGTGTTGGTGAAGTGGCATTGGCCGATCATAGAGCATCGGTAATCACCTTTAACGACTTGCTAGATATCGCCCGAAAAACGAAAACCGCCGCGTCACTAGCAGGGAAGAAAGGTGTGGTCTTCTGTCATATGGGGGATAGCCCTGAACAACTGTCTTTGATACGAAATGTTGTAGAACAATCCGACATCTCACATGAACACTTCATCCCCACTCATTGTAATCGGAACCCCCACCTTTTCGAAGACGCTATACGCTACGGCCAAGAAGGCGGGTATATCGATTTTACAACCAGCACTAATGAGGGACTTATTCAGGATGGTGAAGTCATAAGTGCAAAGGCCATAAAGCTTGCAATGGAGGCTGGCGTTGATCCATCACTTATCACTTTGAGCTCTGACGCGAACGCGAGCCTTCCTAGGTTTGATGAGAATGGGCATACCATCGGTGTTGATGTTGGTCGTATTTCCAGCCTTTTCGAATCAGTGAAACAAGCGCATTTCGAGTTTGATGTGTCTTTCGATAAAGCACTGGCTTGTATCACCAAAAACCCGGCTAAAGCACTAGGGTTGGTCCAAAAAGGTCATATTCGCGTTGGGGCTGATGCCGATATGGTTATGCTCGCGAGCGACACTCTAGACATAGAAGCAGTTTGGGCTCTGGGTCATAAAGTCTACACCCGCTAA
- a CDS encoding YfcC family protein has protein sequence METKIMDSSSRKTFKMPTVYTILFAIIAMIAALTWVIPAGKYDYKTADTQQLVTAQEALSYGGGERLLPIPGTYTELESSPQGAIDVLMAPIKGFHKAADVALFVLVIGGFLAVTMKTGAMDAGVSAVVNQFEGREQLLIPILMFLFAIGGSTYGMAEETVAFWALILPVMAAAGYDRMVTAGVILLGSGVGVLASTVNPFATGIASRFTGLQIGDGIILRLIMLAIFFVVAVVFVMRYAARSKADPEKSALNGVEFDDDLTNEVQALEFTPARKMTMAVFFGTFMVMVYGVVPWEDMGINAMPTLWWWFDELSTLFFSAAILVALINRMPESDFIKTFLDGARDLIGVALVVAVARGIYVVMGDGAIIDTILHWAEGLVSGLPSGVFVVVTYYVHIVLSFFIPSTSGLATVSMPLMGPLADFSNVGRDLVITAYQSATGWINMFAPTSSHLIAGLALARIPYGRFFKWVMPFIGTVFVITSIILFISGSMS, from the coding sequence ATGGAAACAAAAATAATGGATAGCTCGTCTAGAAAGACGTTCAAGATGCCGACGGTATACACCATATTATTTGCCATTATCGCAATGATAGCGGCTTTAACATGGGTCATTCCAGCAGGGAAATACGATTATAAAACTGCCGATACACAACAGCTTGTCACGGCACAAGAAGCATTAAGTTATGGAGGAGGAGAGCGACTCCTTCCTATTCCTGGCACATACACCGAGTTAGAGTCATCACCTCAAGGTGCCATTGATGTTCTTATGGCGCCAATCAAAGGCTTCCATAAGGCAGCGGATGTTGCATTGTTTGTTCTGGTCATCGGTGGTTTTTTGGCTGTCACAATGAAAACAGGCGCAATGGACGCTGGGGTCTCTGCCGTCGTCAATCAGTTTGAGGGGCGAGAGCAACTGCTCATCCCCATATTGATGTTTCTTTTTGCGATTGGGGGCTCAACATATGGTATGGCTGAGGAAACCGTTGCATTTTGGGCATTGATTTTACCCGTTATGGCAGCGGCAGGTTATGACCGTATGGTTACAGCTGGCGTTATATTACTGGGATCGGGAGTCGGGGTGCTGGCCTCTACTGTGAACCCATTTGCGACCGGTATTGCCTCTCGATTTACAGGGCTCCAAATTGGGGACGGGATCATTCTAAGACTTATCATGCTTGCGATCTTCTTTGTCGTTGCAGTTGTATTCGTCATGCGCTATGCCGCTCGCTCAAAAGCAGATCCCGAAAAGTCAGCACTGAATGGTGTTGAGTTTGATGATGACCTAACCAATGAAGTCCAAGCGTTAGAGTTTACCCCGGCTAGAAAAATGACTATGGCCGTCTTTTTCGGCACATTCATGGTGATGGTATACGGTGTTGTGCCCTGGGAAGATATGGGCATCAATGCTATGCCGACGCTTTGGTGGTGGTTCGATGAGCTGTCAACCCTGTTTTTCTCCGCAGCGATCTTAGTGGCATTGATTAATCGTATGCCTGAGAGTGATTTTATAAAGACTTTCCTTGATGGCGCTAGAGATTTAATTGGGGTTGCATTGGTCGTTGCAGTCGCGCGTGGCATCTATGTTGTCATGGGTGATGGTGCGATTATTGATACCATTTTGCATTGGGCAGAAGGGCTTGTTAGTGGTCTACCGTCCGGCGTATTTGTTGTTGTGACTTATTATGTCCATATTGTCCTCAGCTTTTTCATCCCTTCTACCTCAGGGCTTGCAACCGTTTCAATGCCACTAATGGGGCCGCTTGCTGATTTCTCAAACGTGGGGCGTGATTTGGTGATTACTGCATATCAATCTGCTACGGGGTGGATAAATATGTTCGCACCAACATCGAGTCATCTTATTGCTGGTTTAGCGTTAGCAAGAATCCCTTATGGACGTTTCTTTAAGTGGGTAATGCCATTTATTGGGACGGTATTCGTCATTACTAGCATCATTCTGTTTATTTCTGGGTCAATGTCATAG
- a CDS encoding cyanophycinase produces MKQHVITLALASILALPVTAEEQQGTLVIAGGALSSATMDVYEAFVNSVDNDQVRIGVVPAATGSINKKFLKLQEIFSQFGVSNNDVVLLPLAVKDDKKTKDTDESTWLTNGNDTQLADDVKKLNAIWFVGGDQTLITQVLLNKDGSDTKVLGSIREVFHNGGVIGGTSAGAAIMSKTMIAGGNSTGALFQGSKRDYTSMDEQEYGPVVTRRGANFFTYGTIDQHFDRKARLGRLIVSLLEKADSQPGYGIDEGTAMVVKNDIATVVGRGGVTVINVSSAKHTKKQYPLRASNVRLSYLQPGDEYNLSSHTYIPRPKSYKTVGHEYFDVPDASVSGIMSSNRNLDEFIGFNILDNKSATQAVSWVLDGENQGIKLTFSQDEQSEGYWSQDITADVYSFENVKLNIDPISVQFND; encoded by the coding sequence ATGAAACAACATGTAATCACTTTGGCTCTCGCTTCGATATTAGCACTCCCTGTCACTGCGGAAGAACAGCAGGGGACGCTAGTTATCGCTGGAGGAGCGCTATCTTCAGCGACAATGGACGTTTATGAAGCATTTGTGAACTCGGTCGATAACGACCAGGTGAGAATCGGTGTTGTGCCCGCAGCGACAGGCTCAATAAACAAAAAATTTCTTAAGCTACAAGAAATCTTTTCTCAATTTGGTGTCAGTAATAATGATGTCGTACTGCTACCGCTTGCGGTAAAAGATGACAAGAAAACAAAAGATACAGATGAATCCACATGGCTAACCAATGGCAACGATACACAGTTGGCAGATGACGTTAAGAAATTGAACGCTATATGGTTTGTCGGAGGTGATCAAACCTTAATCACTCAAGTGCTACTCAATAAAGATGGATCGGATACGAAAGTCCTTGGCTCAATTCGAGAAGTGTTCCATAACGGAGGCGTTATAGGGGGAACCAGTGCGGGTGCAGCGATTATGTCAAAAACAATGATCGCTGGCGGAAACAGCACAGGTGCGTTATTCCAAGGCTCTAAGCGGGACTATACGAGCATGGATGAGCAAGAATATGGACCTGTCGTCACTCGAAGAGGTGCTAACTTTTTTACTTACGGAACTATCGACCAGCACTTTGACCGGAAAGCTCGCTTAGGCCGCTTGATAGTCTCGTTACTGGAAAAAGCGGATAGTCAGCCAGGTTATGGAATAGACGAAGGTACAGCGATGGTTGTAAAAAATGACATTGCAACGGTTGTTGGACGAGGTGGGGTTACAGTCATCAATGTCAGTTCGGCGAAACACACAAAAAAACAGTATCCACTCAGAGCGTCAAATGTTCGTTTAAGCTATTTACAGCCTGGCGATGAGTACAATCTATCTTCACATACTTATATCCCTCGGCCCAAGAGTTACAAAACCGTTGGTCATGAGTATTTTGATGTACCCGATGCGTCAGTCAGCGGCATCATGAGTTCGAATCGGAACTTAGACGAGTTCATTGGATTTAACATATTGGACAATAAAAGCGCAACACAAGCAGTATCTTGGGTTCTAGATGGAGAGAATCAAGGAATTAAACTTACCTTCAGTCAGGATGAACAATCTGAAGGGTATTGGAGTCAAGACATCACAGCAGACGTCTACAGTTTTGAAAACGTTAAACTGAATATTGACCCGATTTCTGTTCAGTTCAATGACTAA
- a CDS encoding helix-turn-helix domain-containing protein: MKTSLSIRTYTKRFSRHVHDSYHQLVLPIQGNIHIDMDGFLGKVSIGECVVIPKGVAHGFNADEAARFIVADLDELPSHLISEELAVFSTSPPLLSFIHFVEKQLEHQVDSAIEASMVSIFTLLLGQQELSRTNDPRIQAVQVMISERLAEPLTIQSLAKIAYLSPTQFKKLFKENIGMSVLKYITEQRMEKAKALLTHTDLPVQWVAERVGYSDLSAFSRRFSAHYGMSPREFSRS; this comes from the coding sequence ATGAAAACTAGTTTAAGTATTCGCACTTACACAAAGCGCTTTAGTCGCCATGTTCACGATAGCTATCATCAACTGGTACTGCCTATTCAAGGTAATATTCATATTGATATGGATGGTTTCTTGGGTAAGGTGAGTATCGGTGAATGCGTGGTGATCCCAAAAGGTGTAGCACATGGATTTAATGCTGATGAAGCAGCACGATTCATTGTAGCTGATCTTGATGAACTGCCTTCTCATTTGATCAGTGAGGAACTAGCTGTTTTTTCGACCTCCCCCCCTCTGTTGAGCTTTATTCACTTTGTTGAAAAGCAACTTGAACATCAGGTGGATAGTGCAATTGAAGCATCTATGGTAAGTATCTTCACCTTATTGCTGGGACAGCAAGAGTTGTCTCGAACTAACGATCCACGGATTCAAGCAGTGCAGGTGATGATCAGTGAACGGTTAGCCGAGCCTCTTACCATTCAGTCGCTTGCTAAGATTGCGTATCTTAGTCCAACTCAGTTCAAGAAGCTCTTCAAAGAAAACATAGGGATGAGTGTACTCAAATACATCACTGAGCAACGTATGGAGAAGGCTAAGGCACTGCTAACCCATACTGACTTACCTGTGCAGTGGGTAGCTGAGCGAGTAGGATACAGCGACCTTTCAGCTTTTAGCCGACGCTTTTCCGCCCACTATGGAATGTCTCCAAGGGAGTTCTCACGCTCTTGA
- a CDS encoding DMT family transporter: protein MLYSRYTSYQLGIFSILFASVLWGTTGTVASLAPDISSLAIGAFSMGVGGLFQAALSRKQLLNDFKKILIHKRKLAISAIALAAYPLAFYSSMRLAGVAIGTVISIATTPFFAVILECLFSKGKKITKKWLLSFSVGIAGIMLLVFSESPATHTVDNLRLIGILLGFIAGLCYAVYSWVAKTLIEQGVQSQSALGSIFGFGSLILLPTLLVTGDNLFASTTNILVVGYMALIPMGLGYIAYGFGLRFVTASSASLITLFEPVVAAALAVVVVGESIPMLGWSGIGLILICLLIQVKGR, encoded by the coding sequence ATGTTGTACAGTCGCTATACTTCCTATCAGCTTGGCATTTTCTCGATACTGTTTGCCTCAGTCTTATGGGGTACTACAGGTACAGTTGCTAGTTTAGCGCCAGATATTAGCTCTCTAGCAATAGGCGCTTTTTCAATGGGTGTTGGTGGGCTTTTTCAAGCCGCACTATCTCGCAAACAATTGCTAAATGATTTCAAAAAGATTCTTATTCACAAGAGAAAATTAGCGATTAGCGCAATCGCTTTGGCTGCCTATCCATTAGCATTTTATTCCTCGATGAGGCTGGCTGGAGTCGCAATTGGTACCGTGATTTCTATTGCCACAACACCGTTTTTTGCGGTCATACTTGAGTGTCTATTTAGCAAAGGTAAAAAAATCACGAAAAAATGGTTGCTAAGCTTCTCTGTCGGAATTGCAGGCATCATGTTGTTGGTTTTCTCTGAGTCACCTGCAACCCATACAGTTGATAACTTGAGACTGATTGGCATCTTGTTGGGTTTTATTGCGGGTTTGTGTTATGCCGTCTATTCGTGGGTTGCTAAGACACTGATTGAACAGGGTGTCCAATCCCAATCGGCTTTAGGCAGTATTTTTGGTTTTGGTTCGTTAATTTTGCTCCCAACACTTTTGGTTACTGGAGATAATCTTTTTGCATCAACAACCAATATTCTGGTAGTTGGCTATATGGCGTTGATTCCAATGGGGTTGGGTTATATTGCTTATGGATTTGGCCTAAGGTTTGTAACCGCCAGTAGTGCAAGTTTGATTACACTTTTTGAACCTGTTGTAGCAGCAGCTTTGGCAGTGGTGGTGGTTGGCGAGTCGATACCAATGCTTGGATGGAGTGGCATCGGTTTAATCCTAATTTGTTTGTTGATTCAAGTGAAAGGTAGATAG
- a CDS encoding sugar transferase encodes MSNVSTHYSIWLAKRLFDLFGALFALLLFSPLMPFIALAIKVSSPGPVFYKQLRVGKSTPDKMMFFEIIKFRTMYQDAEQRTGAVWATENDPRITPVGRFLRKTRLDEIPQLFNVVKGDMSLIGPRPERPSFYHKLETAIPYFADRTYGVMPGITGLAQVNQGYDTCIDDVRRKVGFDHSYALSLCSLRSWLSMDLSIITKTIIVMFDGRGR; translated from the coding sequence ATGAGCAACGTATCAACACACTACTCAATCTGGCTTGCTAAACGTTTATTCGACTTGTTTGGCGCATTATTCGCTCTACTGCTTTTTAGCCCACTCATGCCGTTTATTGCCCTAGCGATTAAGGTATCCTCGCCTGGCCCTGTGTTTTACAAACAGTTAAGAGTCGGTAAATCGACTCCGGACAAAATGATGTTTTTCGAGATCATTAAGTTTCGCACCATGTACCAAGATGCAGAGCAGCGTACTGGCGCGGTTTGGGCCACAGAGAACGACCCGCGTATAACACCGGTGGGCAGATTCTTGCGTAAGACTCGCCTTGATGAAATCCCGCAACTGTTCAACGTGGTAAAGGGAGACATGTCGTTGATTGGTCCGCGACCAGAGCGCCCAAGCTTTTACCACAAACTTGAAACGGCGATTCCTTACTTTGCTGATCGTACCTATGGTGTGATGCCAGGGATTACCGGCCTTGCTCAAGTCAACCAAGGGTACGATACCTGTATTGATGATGTGCGCCGTAAAGTAGGCTTTGACCACAGCTATGCATTATCGCTCTGTTCGTTACGTTCGTGGCTGAGCATGGATTTAAGCATTATCACCAAAACCATCATCGTGATGTTTGATGGCCGTGGTCGCTAA